A genomic stretch from Corynebacterium faecale includes:
- a CDS encoding LLM class flavin-dependent oxidoreductase gives MQFGIFTIGDVTTDPTNGTTPTEGERIHAMTQIALKAEEVGLDVFATGEHHNPPFVPSSPTTHLGYIAAKTEKLLLSTATTLITTNDPVKIAEDYAFLQHLSGGRVDLMMGRGNTGPVYPWFGKDIRQGIPLAIENYHLLRRLWREDVVNWQGKFRTPLQGYTSTPAPLDGVAPFVWHGSIRSTEIAEQAAFYGDGFFHNNIFWNKEHTAQMVNLYRQRFEYYGHGQADQAIVGLGGQVFIGDTEAQAKDFFRPYFDNAPVYGHGPSMEDFTRMTPLTVGTAEQVIERTMEFADWVGDYQRQLFLIDHAGLPLEVVLDQVERLGRDVVPEVRRRMEERRPDHVPSDPPTHRTLQSNPEHPHFKVSPGTPADAE, from the coding sequence ATGCAGTTCGGCATCTTCACCATCGGTGATGTGACCACCGACCCCACTAACGGCACCACCCCCACCGAAGGCGAGCGCATCCATGCAATGACGCAGATCGCCCTCAAGGCAGAGGAAGTCGGACTGGATGTCTTCGCCACCGGCGAGCACCACAACCCTCCGTTCGTGCCTTCCTCCCCCACCACCCACCTGGGTTATATCGCAGCCAAGACGGAAAAGCTGCTGCTCTCCACCGCCACCACCCTGATCACCACGAATGACCCGGTGAAGATCGCCGAGGATTATGCCTTCCTGCAGCACCTCTCCGGTGGCCGCGTCGACCTCATGATGGGACGCGGTAACACCGGCCCGGTATACCCGTGGTTTGGCAAGGACATCCGTCAGGGCATCCCCCTGGCAATCGAGAACTACCATCTGCTGCGCCGCCTCTGGCGCGAGGACGTGGTGAACTGGCAGGGCAAGTTCCGCACCCCACTGCAGGGCTACACCTCCACTCCGGCACCCCTCGACGGTGTGGCACCATTTGTGTGGCACGGTTCCATCCGCTCCACCGAGATCGCCGAACAGGCGGCCTTCTACGGTGATGGCTTCTTCCACAACAACATCTTCTGGAACAAGGAACACACTGCCCAGATGGTGAACCTCTACCGCCAGCGATTTGAGTATTACGGACATGGCCAGGCAGACCAGGCCATCGTGGGCCTCGGTGGCCAGGTCTTCATCGGTGACACCGAAGCACAGGCCAAGGACTTCTTCCGCCCCTACTTTGACAACGCCCCCGTCTACGGACACGGCCCCTCCATGGAGGACTTCACCCGGATGACCCCGCTGACCGTGGGTACCGCAGAGCAGGTCATCGAGCGCACCATGGAGTTCGCCGACTGGGTGGGCGACTACCAGCGCCAGCTCTTCCTCATCGACCACGCGGGACTTCCCCTCGAAGTTGTTCTCGATCAGGTGGAGCGACTCGGCCGCGATGTGGTTCCAGAGGTGCGTCGTCGCATGGAAGAACGCCGACCCGATCACGTTCCCTCCGACCCACCAACCCACAGAACCCTGCAGTCCAATCCGGAACACCCACACTTCAAGGTGAGCCCCGGCACGCCTGCCGACGCAGAATAA
- a CDS encoding FMN reductase — translation MRKLTVVTAGLSNPSTTRSVADQLTRAVEAAVTARGESLDIEVIEIRDLIFDLATSFTSAGMSSPALDAAKERLATSDGLIAVTPVFTASYSGIFKMFFDVLDPKTIVGLPTLVAASAGSARHSLVIDHAIRPMFNYLRAVVVPTGVFAATEDFGTDAGVEFEQRVNRAAGELATLMLQDFASVEGLGGATANQDADLSFRRKRHTGVTPGENFTSFSDLLKGHDGEG, via the coding sequence ATGCGTAAACTCACCGTGGTCACGGCGGGCCTGTCCAATCCATCCACCACCCGCTCCGTAGCCGACCAGCTCACCAGGGCCGTCGAAGCCGCCGTCACAGCACGTGGCGAGTCCCTGGACATCGAGGTCATTGAGATCCGCGACCTCATCTTCGATCTGGCCACCTCCTTCACCAGCGCCGGCATGAGCTCACCAGCTCTTGACGCCGCCAAGGAACGACTGGCCACCTCCGACGGACTCATCGCCGTCACACCGGTGTTCACCGCAAGCTACTCCGGTATTTTCAAGATGTTCTTCGATGTCCTCGACCCGAAGACCATCGTGGGTCTGCCCACCCTGGTGGCAGCTTCCGCGGGCTCGGCACGTCATTCCCTCGTTATTGATCACGCCATCAGGCCGATGTTCAACTATCTGCGCGCCGTGGTGGTGCCCACCGGAGTCTTCGCCGCCACCGAAGATTTCGGCACCGACGCCGGTGTGGAGTTCGAGCAGCGTGTCAACCGCGCAGCCGGTGAACTGGCAACCCTCATGCTCCAGGACTTTGCCAGTGTAGAGGGCCTGGGAGGCGCGACAGCCAACCAGGATGCCGACTTGTCCTTCCGCCGCAAACGCCACACTGGTGTGACCCCGGGCGAGAACTTCACCTCGTTCAGCGACCTCCTCAAGGGCCACGACGGCGAAGGATAA
- a CDS encoding glycerol-3-phosphate dehydrogenase/oxidase: MRATLFDARRIGPPVRRDYDVIVIGGGISGVQIARHAVGRGLRTILFEARDFSSGTSSATSKMIHGGLRYLEQRDFAVVQEAIQERRYLGIAAPHLVSPRSFMLTAYDWSVPKAPVLGAGVALYEAMAWKRNLGLSPDNHSPRLRWVPRDMLLKAVPWLDPEGLKGAWRHDDTLNVHAERLLLGIVKEFAARGGTAINHAKVTRIERDESAGRVTGVQVHDQVTGGEARFRAPVVINAGGPWVAEALGDVAGLTGLRVRQSKGVHLLTGDLGSSVGVFVRGKNGRHVIVNPWLGRTLIGPTDTPIEGTADDAHADASDIDLLLETINSVRETPLDPAGIISTLVGVRPLVDDGSETYTSSRRFDIADHADVGLDGLISVSGGKWTTARMMGHKVIEHVVQNHSAVLPPVRSFDSRYQPLSTSFGDYETVGEAFQSAVRSHPDLPLGENIRIHLARLYGTEHERILDLVAAHPELARRLDPDGDCLDIAAQVVYAVTDEAAVDLADVLDRRIVLGTFRYVLPEVVRAAAGVMAAVSGWSDEDLRIQVNNYLNTQQAIQDVLAPYRQETMN; encoded by the coding sequence ATGAGGGCCACGCTGTTTGATGCCAGGAGGATTGGTCCTCCTGTACGCCGTGATTATGACGTGATTGTGATCGGTGGAGGTATCTCCGGCGTGCAGATCGCGCGGCATGCGGTGGGCCGGGGACTGCGCACCATCCTGTTCGAGGCCCGGGACTTTTCCTCCGGAACGTCTTCGGCCACTTCCAAGATGATCCACGGCGGCCTGCGTTACCTGGAACAGCGTGATTTCGCCGTGGTGCAGGAAGCGATCCAGGAGCGCCGCTATCTGGGTATCGCCGCACCACACCTGGTGTCCCCGCGGAGCTTCATGCTCACCGCCTATGACTGGTCCGTTCCTAAGGCGCCAGTCCTGGGGGCCGGTGTGGCGCTGTATGAAGCCATGGCGTGGAAAAGGAACCTGGGGTTGTCCCCGGATAATCATTCGCCCCGGTTACGGTGGGTGCCCAGGGACATGCTGCTCAAGGCAGTGCCCTGGCTGGATCCAGAAGGCCTCAAGGGTGCGTGGCGTCATGATGACACGTTGAATGTGCACGCGGAACGTCTGCTTCTGGGTATCGTCAAGGAATTCGCGGCCCGTGGGGGCACTGCGATCAACCATGCCAAGGTGACCCGTATCGAGCGCGATGAGTCTGCGGGTCGGGTGACCGGTGTGCAGGTCCATGATCAGGTCACCGGTGGTGAAGCCCGATTCCGGGCACCGGTGGTGATCAATGCTGGGGGCCCCTGGGTTGCGGAAGCCCTGGGGGATGTTGCAGGTCTCACCGGTCTCCGGGTTCGCCAGTCCAAGGGGGTGCACCTACTCACCGGGGATCTGGGGAGCAGCGTCGGGGTTTTTGTCCGTGGAAAAAATGGTCGACATGTCATCGTGAACCCGTGGCTCGGCCGGACGCTCATCGGCCCTACCGACACCCCCATTGAGGGCACCGCTGATGATGCCCACGCTGATGCTTCTGATATCGATCTGTTGCTGGAGACCATCAACTCGGTTCGTGAGACTCCACTGGACCCGGCCGGGATTATCTCCACACTGGTCGGGGTGCGTCCTCTTGTCGATGACGGGAGCGAAACCTATACGTCATCGAGGCGCTTTGATATTGCCGATCATGCCGATGTCGGGCTGGATGGCCTGATATCTGTCTCCGGAGGCAAATGGACCACCGCCCGGATGATGGGGCACAAGGTGATTGAGCATGTGGTGCAGAATCACTCAGCTGTGCTGCCCCCAGTGAGGTCTTTTGATTCGCGGTACCAGCCGTTATCCACCTCATTCGGTGATTATGAAACCGTAGGGGAGGCCTTCCAGTCAGCGGTACGTAGTCACCCGGATCTGCCGCTGGGTGAGAACATCCGCATTCATCTTGCGCGCCTCTACGGCACAGAACATGAACGCATCCTCGACCTGGTGGCCGCTCACCCTGAGCTAGCCAGACGCCTTGACCCGGATGGTGACTGCTTGGATATCGCGGCCCAGGTTGTCTACGCGGTGACTGATGAGGCTGCTGTTGATCTTGCCGATGTCCTTGATCGCAGGATCGTGCTGGGTACCTTCCGGTACGTCCTGCCCGAGGTTGTTCGAGCCGCCGCAGGTGTCATGGCAGCAGTGTCCGGATGGTCTGATGAAGACCTGAGGATTCAAGTGAACAATTATCTCAACACCCAGCAGGCCATTCAGGACGTGCTGGCGCCTTATCGGCAGGAAACCATGAACTAG
- the hisS gene encoding histidine--tRNA ligase, whose amino-acid sequence MSDKNTKTEKIQPFSAPKGVPDYTPPRSAAFLAVRDTFIKQAHLAGFEHIELPIFEDTGLFARGVGESTDVVSKEMYTFADRGERSVTLRPEGTAGVMRAVIEHSLDRGQLPVKLNYAGPFFRYERPQAGRYRQLQQVGVEAIGVDDPALDAEIIALADRSYRSLGLTGFRLELTSLGDAHCRPAYRQKLQDFLFNLPLDEETRKRAEINPLRVLDDKRPEVQEMTADAPLMLDHLDAECRTHFDTVTGLLDDMGVAYVINPRMVRGLDYYTKTCFEFIHDGLGAQSGIGGGGRYDGLMGQLGGQDLSGIGYGLGVDRTILALEAEGVSVGDGRRVDVYGVPLGQAAKKAMAGIINELRAAGISADMSYGDRGLKGAMKGADRSGSLYTLVLGENELENGTVALKDMVAHDQQDIPLSDVVSALTAKLV is encoded by the coding sequence GTGAGTGACAAGAACACCAAAACTGAGAAGATCCAGCCGTTTTCCGCCCCCAAGGGGGTCCCGGATTACACACCGCCGAGGTCCGCAGCATTCCTCGCTGTCCGCGACACCTTCATCAAGCAGGCACATCTCGCGGGATTTGAGCACATTGAGCTGCCGATCTTTGAGGACACCGGTTTGTTTGCCCGCGGTGTCGGTGAGTCCACCGATGTGGTGAGCAAGGAGATGTACACCTTCGCCGACCGTGGCGAGCGTTCCGTGACCCTGCGCCCCGAGGGCACCGCAGGTGTCATGCGTGCTGTCATTGAGCACAGTCTCGACCGCGGCCAGCTGCCCGTCAAGCTGAACTATGCGGGCCCGTTCTTCCGCTATGAGCGCCCACAGGCGGGCCGCTACCGTCAGCTGCAGCAGGTTGGCGTGGAGGCGATCGGTGTGGATGATCCAGCACTCGATGCGGAGATCATTGCGCTGGCTGACCGCAGCTACCGTTCCCTGGGACTGACCGGCTTCCGTCTGGAGCTGACTAGCCTGGGTGATGCGCATTGTCGTCCTGCCTACCGCCAGAAGTTGCAGGACTTCCTGTTCAACCTGCCTCTCGATGAGGAGACCCGCAAGCGCGCAGAGATCAATCCGCTGCGGGTACTGGATGACAAGCGCCCTGAGGTTCAGGAGATGACCGCAGACGCACCGCTGATGCTGGATCACCTGGACGCGGAGTGCCGTACCCACTTTGACACCGTCACGGGGCTCCTCGATGACATGGGCGTTGCCTATGTGATCAACCCGCGCATGGTCCGTGGTCTGGATTATTACACCAAGACCTGTTTCGAGTTCATCCACGATGGTCTGGGCGCACAGTCCGGCATCGGTGGCGGTGGTCGTTATGACGGACTCATGGGGCAACTCGGGGGCCAGGACCTCTCCGGTATCGGTTATGGTCTGGGTGTTGACCGCACCATCCTCGCCCTTGAGGCGGAGGGTGTGAGCGTGGGGGACGGGCGCCGCGTGGATGTTTACGGTGTTCCGCTCGGGCAGGCAGCCAAGAAGGCGATGGCGGGCATCATCAATGAGCTGCGTGCCGCCGGCATCAGCGCTGACATGTCCTACGGCGACCGAGGCCTGAAGGGTGCCATGAAGGGTGCGGACCGTTCCGGTTCCCTCTACACCCTGGTGCTCGGTGAGAACGAGTTGGAGAACGGCACCGTTGCCCTCAAGGACATGGTGGCCCACGACCAGCAGGACATCCCCCTGTCTGACGTGGTCTCCGCCTTGACGGCGAAGCTGGTGTAA
- a CDS encoding MBL fold metallo-hydrolase, with translation MEILGFAAGPYKTNCYVIVGDGEVAVIDPGMHAHDDLVEYITNNKLKLDKIVLTHGHIDHTRDAGTLARRFNAPVYLHPDDVFFLEAYKGSGTQTAMLFDADNMVSPESTEDLLGGGTITLAGEEFTLHHAPGHSPGCVVLVGEEYCFSGDVLFKGSIGRTDFEFSDEEAMNRSLRTVILELDDSLQILPGHGPTTTMRAERMSNPFLRALRPN, from the coding sequence ATGGAAATTCTCGGTTTCGCGGCAGGTCCCTACAAGACCAACTGCTATGTCATTGTCGGTGACGGTGAAGTGGCGGTCATTGATCCGGGCATGCATGCCCATGATGATCTGGTGGAGTACATCACCAACAACAAACTGAAGCTGGACAAGATCGTGCTCACCCATGGGCACATCGATCACACCCGTGATGCCGGCACCCTGGCCAGGCGGTTCAATGCCCCGGTCTATCTCCACCCCGATGACGTTTTCTTCCTTGAGGCCTATAAGGGCAGCGGCACCCAGACCGCCATGCTTTTCGACGCAGACAACATGGTCTCCCCGGAATCCACCGAGGATCTCTTGGGTGGTGGCACCATCACCCTCGCCGGTGAAGAATTCACCCTCCACCATGCGCCAGGTCATTCCCCGGGATGTGTCGTGCTGGTGGGGGAGGAGTACTGCTTCTCGGGCGATGTCCTGTTCAAGGGGTCCATCGGGCGGACCGATTTCGAGTTCTCTGATGAGGAAGCGATGAACCGTTCGTTGCGCACCGTGATTCTCGAACTGGATGACAGCCTGCAGATCCTCCCGGGCCATGGCCCGACCACCACCATGCGCGCCGAGCGAATGAGTAACCCATTCCTGCGTGCACTGCGTCCAAACTGA
- a CDS encoding peptidylprolyl isomerase has product MSNNKERRQSALSQLEKELKSRDRKEKTKPMTVVAASLAVILLVVGGIWYAATQGGEDEAITADDSTEITTPAESSYETLAISRTTALDDTVSCTYEEAGDASREVSNPATEDVSATGTVTVNLSTNQGEIGMELDRSVSPCTVNAIEHFAAEGYYDDVVCHRLTTSGIFVLQCGDPSGTGAGGPGFQFANEYPTDEAADADLNTPVIYERGTIAMANAGQGTNGSQFFLNYEDSPLPPVYTYFGQITDEGLETLDAIAEQGVEGGASDGAPAEEVLIETASVA; this is encoded by the coding sequence GTGAGCAATAACAAGGAACGGCGTCAGTCGGCACTCTCCCAGCTCGAGAAGGAACTCAAGAGCAGGGATCGCAAGGAGAAGACCAAGCCGATGACCGTTGTGGCTGCCTCCCTGGCAGTCATCCTCCTGGTGGTCGGTGGTATCTGGTACGCCGCCACGCAGGGCGGCGAGGATGAAGCCATCACCGCTGATGATTCCACTGAGATCACCACCCCTGCCGAGAGCAGCTATGAGACCCTGGCCATCAGCCGCACCACCGCGTTGGATGACACTGTCTCCTGCACCTATGAGGAAGCTGGCGATGCCTCCCGTGAGGTATCCAACCCTGCGACTGAGGATGTTTCTGCCACCGGCACCGTCACGGTCAATCTCTCCACCAACCAGGGTGAGATCGGCATGGAGCTCGACCGCTCCGTATCGCCCTGTACCGTCAACGCCATCGAGCACTTCGCCGCTGAGGGTTACTACGACGATGTGGTCTGCCACCGCCTGACCACCTCCGGAATCTTCGTGCTCCAGTGTGGCGACCCGAGCGGCACCGGCGCCGGAGGGCCAGGCTTCCAGTTCGCCAACGAGTACCCCACCGATGAGGCTGCCGATGCCGACCTGAACACCCCGGTCATCTACGAGCGTGGCACCATCGCCATGGCCAACGCAGGGCAGGGCACCAACGGTTCCCAGTTCTTCCTCAACTACGAAGATTCCCCACTGCCACCGGTTTACACCTACTTCGGTCAGATCACCGATGAGGGTCTGGAGACCCTGGATGCCATCGCAGAACAGGGCGTGGAAGGTGGTGCCTCTGACGGCGCACCCGCCGAGGAAGTGCTCATCGAGACCGCCAGCGTGGCTTAA
- a CDS encoding RelA/SpoT family protein, translating to MSLERNPQKSTMGVRSMSARLARSLTGSRARTNPVLDPLLSIHRQFHPKTDGGVLERAYSTAERLHEGVIRKSGDPYITHPLAVATIAAEIGMDTTTLVAALLHDTVEDTDYSLDDLTRDFGEEVARLVDGVTKLDKVALGAAAEAETIRKMIVAMSQDPRVLVIKVADRLHNMRTMRFLPPEKQAKKARQTLEVIAPLAHRLGMASVKWELEDLSFAILYPKKYEEIVRLVADRAPSRDRYLKEIIDQVTGGLRENNITAEVLGRPKHYWSIYQKMIVRGRDFDDIYDLVGIRILVDNVNNCYAAIGVVHALFNALPGRFKDYISAPRFGVYKSLHTTVMGSGGKPLEVQVRTHEMHYSAEFGIAAHWRYKETKGTHSGDSEEVDQMAWMRQLLDWQKEAADPNEFLDSLRYDLTSKQIFVFTPKGDVVNLPVDSTPVDFAYAVHTEVGHRCIGAKINGKLVALETSLKSGDRVEVFTSKDANAGPSRDWQDFVISPRAKAKIRQWFAKERREEYLEAGRDALAAVIQRGGLPMHRLFTATTMKRVATELHYSDVDALYTAIGSGSVSAQHVVNRLVAIFGDQEDAEDALVARTPFSELVSSRAATSGGESGILVEGSPDVLAKLAKCCMPVPGDEIFGFVTRGGGVSVHRTDCTNAEKLREEPERMVQVAWASEGQGSVFSATLQLEALDRAGLLFELTRVINDQKVSVTAMNSHCSEDRVATVRFTFAVSDTKQLGSLMTQLRNAEGVFDVYRVTSGG from the coding sequence ATGAGTCTGGAGCGTAACCCGCAGAAGTCCACGATGGGCGTGCGCAGCATGTCGGCCAGGCTCGCCCGGAGCCTGACGGGAAGCCGCGCCAGGACGAACCCGGTCCTGGACCCACTGCTGAGCATTCACCGGCAGTTCCACCCCAAAACGGATGGTGGTGTTCTTGAACGCGCCTATTCCACTGCGGAGCGGCTCCATGAGGGTGTCATCCGTAAATCCGGTGATCCGTACATCACGCATCCCCTCGCGGTGGCCACCATCGCCGCGGAGATTGGCATGGACACCACCACGCTGGTTGCAGCTCTGCTGCATGACACGGTGGAGGACACGGATTACTCCCTCGACGATCTCACCCGGGATTTCGGGGAAGAGGTGGCCAGGCTTGTCGACGGTGTGACCAAGCTGGACAAGGTGGCCCTGGGTGCCGCCGCGGAAGCGGAGACCATCCGGAAGATGATCGTGGCCATGAGCCAGGATCCGCGCGTGCTGGTGATCAAGGTGGCCGACCGTCTCCACAACATGCGCACCATGCGTTTCCTCCCTCCGGAGAAGCAGGCCAAGAAGGCACGTCAGACCCTGGAGGTCATCGCCCCGCTGGCCCACCGTCTGGGCATGGCCAGTGTGAAGTGGGAGCTGGAGGATCTCTCCTTCGCCATTCTCTACCCGAAGAAGTATGAAGAGATCGTGCGGCTCGTGGCCGACCGCGCCCCCTCGCGGGACCGGTACTTGAAAGAGATCATTGACCAGGTCACCGGTGGTCTGCGTGAGAACAACATCACTGCAGAGGTGTTGGGACGCCCGAAGCACTACTGGTCGATCTATCAGAAGATGATCGTCCGGGGGCGGGACTTCGATGATATCTACGATCTGGTGGGTATCCGCATCCTGGTGGACAATGTAAATAACTGTTATGCCGCCATCGGAGTCGTGCACGCGCTGTTCAACGCCCTGCCCGGCCGGTTCAAGGACTATATCTCCGCACCCCGTTTCGGCGTGTACAAGTCTCTGCACACCACGGTGATGGGCTCCGGGGGCAAACCCCTCGAGGTGCAGGTGCGTACGCATGAGATGCACTACAGTGCCGAGTTCGGTATCGCCGCGCACTGGCGCTACAAGGAGACCAAGGGCACACACTCCGGCGACAGTGAAGAAGTGGATCAGATGGCGTGGATGCGTCAGCTGCTCGATTGGCAGAAGGAAGCCGCTGATCCCAATGAGTTCTTAGACAGCCTCCGCTATGACTTAACCTCCAAGCAGATCTTCGTGTTCACCCCCAAGGGCGATGTGGTGAACCTGCCTGTGGATTCCACACCCGTGGACTTCGCCTATGCCGTCCACACCGAGGTGGGACACCGGTGCATTGGTGCCAAGATCAACGGCAAACTCGTGGCCCTGGAGACCAGCCTGAAATCGGGCGACCGGGTGGAGGTGTTCACCTCCAAGGATGCCAATGCCGGTCCGAGCCGTGACTGGCAGGACTTCGTGATCTCGCCCCGTGCCAAGGCGAAGATCCGGCAGTGGTTTGCCAAGGAACGCCGGGAGGAATACCTCGAGGCGGGACGTGATGCGCTTGCCGCCGTGATCCAGCGTGGCGGACTGCCGATGCACCGCCTGTTCACCGCCACCACGATGAAGCGGGTTGCCACCGAGCTGCACTATTCAGATGTGGACGCGCTGTACACCGCGATCGGTTCAGGTTCTGTCTCCGCACAGCATGTTGTGAACAGACTCGTGGCGATCTTCGGTGATCAGGAGGACGCCGAAGATGCTCTGGTTGCCCGGACCCCGTTCAGTGAGCTGGTCAGCTCCCGTGCGGCCACGTCCGGCGGTGAGAGCGGCATCCTGGTGGAAGGCAGCCCGGATGTGCTGGCGAAACTGGCTAAGTGCTGTATGCCCGTTCCCGGTGATGAGATTTTCGGTTTTGTCACCCGTGGTGGCGGCGTATCAGTGCACCGCACCGACTGCACCAACGCTGAGAAGCTCCGTGAAGAACCGGAACGAATGGTTCAGGTGGCCTGGGCTTCCGAGGGGCAGGGATCAGTCTTCTCGGCGACCCTTCAGCTGGAGGCACTCGATCGTGCAGGGCTGCTCTTTGAGCTGACCCGGGTGATCAATGATCAGAAGGTTTCGGTTACCGCCATGAATTCGCACTGCTCGGAAGACCGGGTGGCCACCGTGCGTTTCACCTTTGCTGTCTCGGATACCAAGCAACTGGGTTCGCTCATGACGCAGCTGCGCAATGCTGAAGGTGTCTTCGATGTGTACCGTGTGACCTCCGGCGGCTAG
- a CDS encoding adenine phosphoribosyltransferase, producing the protein MSETQPSSFAKARNALLEHTRYVQNFPEEGVLFEDLTPVLANAEAFAAVVDAQADAARQLGAEVIGGLDARGFLLGSAVAYKLGLGVIAIRKKGKLPPPVVTEEYNLEYGSAALELPSEGLDLAGKKVVLIDDVLATGGTLAAARKLIESCGGVVTGYVLAIEVGGLSGRERLGDLPVHVIRDPQ; encoded by the coding sequence GTGAGCGAGACCCAACCGAGCAGCTTCGCAAAGGCGCGCAACGCCCTCCTCGAGCACACCCGCTATGTGCAGAATTTCCCTGAGGAGGGGGTGCTCTTTGAGGATCTGACCCCTGTGTTGGCCAATGCTGAGGCCTTCGCGGCCGTTGTGGATGCACAGGCCGATGCCGCCCGCCAGCTCGGTGCCGAAGTCATCGGTGGGCTGGATGCACGTGGCTTCCTCCTGGGTTCCGCAGTGGCCTACAAGCTGGGACTCGGCGTCATCGCCATCCGCAAGAAGGGCAAACTTCCCCCACCCGTGGTCACCGAGGAATATAACCTCGAGTACGGATCGGCTGCACTTGAGCTTCCCTCCGAGGGACTGGATCTGGCCGGCAAGAAGGTTGTTCTCATCGATGATGTGCTGGCAACGGGCGGCACTCTGGCCGCTGCACGTAAACTGATTGAATCGTGTGGCGGAGTCGTCACCGGTTATGTGCTCGCTATTGAGGTCGGTGGCCTCAGCGGTAGGGAGCGATTGGGTGATCTCCCGGTCCATGTGATCAGGGATCCCCAGTAA
- a CDS encoding peptide ABC transporter: MVTRKALAAVVLASTMLTVSACGEEVVEPDAHEQSHFGYALNTSLATTNAGSLLGVATEAAQLSARLYPAVYVQGPSGQMIPNTDLATTQVLPGANRQVIYSINPEANYSDGAPVVCDDFLLAAKAGMMPSVFDSHVPLAAQVERVECQSGSKSATVVFKEDYGARWRYLFDQGTILPAHAIAAKAGITLGELNRALTDEDVDALEEPARIWNEGFRLEQFDPDLQVSSGPFVITEVGDFGEVTLGLNEHYSGDEAALSEMVLWPKGSELETIVQSGNLQIADIGSRGTATWVDRDDPMNPYDIYKEVGLLTEQLSLGSAGVFYGAQARQAFAACVDQHAVAAASSSISGIEVPPVGVHSVRAQNPVVQQLGDLPARNMDVNIGAASVLAGTTVRIGYDGPDERKAAMVEAIRVSCEPAGITVVDASQETVSLRDLSRTVVSEWGYEEYFQGPLDAVLRSVDPNREFSMVNSLGSDPISTRDTEERLWQEVPSIPLAAQPRVFVIDRTVGNVVVNTDLSGIGWNMDRWSRSED, encoded by the coding sequence TTGGTGACCAGGAAAGCGCTGGCCGCGGTCGTGCTTGCCTCGACGATGTTGACGGTGAGTGCCTGCGGTGAGGAGGTGGTGGAGCCGGATGCGCATGAGCAGAGCCACTTCGGTTATGCCCTGAATACCTCCTTGGCCACCACCAACGCCGGTTCACTACTGGGTGTCGCCACTGAAGCCGCTCAGTTGTCTGCGCGCCTCTATCCGGCTGTGTACGTGCAGGGGCCATCAGGGCAGATGATTCCCAATACCGACCTGGCAACCACCCAGGTTCTGCCCGGTGCGAACCGCCAGGTGATCTACTCGATCAACCCGGAGGCGAACTATTCCGATGGTGCACCCGTGGTGTGTGATGATTTCCTCCTGGCCGCCAAAGCCGGGATGATGCCAAGCGTTTTTGATTCCCATGTTCCGCTGGCTGCCCAGGTTGAACGGGTTGAGTGCCAGTCCGGTTCCAAATCCGCAACAGTGGTGTTCAAGGAGGATTACGGGGCCCGCTGGCGTTATCTCTTTGATCAGGGAACCATTCTGCCGGCGCATGCCATCGCCGCCAAGGCTGGGATCACCCTCGGGGAGTTGAACCGTGCTCTGACCGATGAGGATGTTGATGCCCTGGAGGAACCCGCGCGGATCTGGAACGAGGGCTTCCGCCTGGAGCAGTTCGACCCTGATCTGCAGGTGTCCTCCGGTCCGTTCGTGATCACAGAGGTGGGCGACTTCGGTGAGGTGACCCTCGGGCTGAACGAGCACTACAGCGGTGATGAAGCTGCCCTGTCGGAGATGGTGTTATGGCCCAAGGGGTCTGAGCTGGAAACGATCGTGCAGTCCGGTAATCTACAGATCGCAGATATCGGCTCGCGGGGCACAGCCACCTGGGTTGATCGTGATGATCCCATGAACCCCTATGACATCTACAAGGAGGTGGGGCTGCTCACGGAGCAGCTCTCCCTGGGGTCAGCCGGGGTGTTCTACGGTGCACAGGCCCGGCAGGCGTTCGCCGCCTGCGTTGACCAGCATGCGGTGGCCGCGGCGTCGTCAAGCATCTCAGGGATTGAAGTCCCACCGGTGGGGGTGCACTCTGTCCGGGCTCAGAATCCCGTGGTGCAACAGCTCGGTGACCTGCCGGCGCGCAATATGGATGTGAATATCGGGGCGGCCTCGGTGCTGGCCGGCACCACTGTGCGCATTGGTTATGACGGCCCCGATGAGCGCAAGGCCGCCATGGTGGAGGCCATCCGGGTGAGCTGTGAGCCGGCGGGCATCACCGTGGTGGATGCTTCCCAGGAAACGGTGAGCCTGCGTGACCTGAGCCGGACCGTGGTCAGTGAATGGGGTTATGAGGAGTATTTCCAGGGTCCGCTGGATGCCGTTCTGCGCTCGGTGGATCCCAACCGGGAGTTCTCCATGGTGAACTCCCTGGGCTCTGATCCCATCTCCACCAGGGACACCGAGGAACGTCTCTGGCAGGAGGTCCCCTCGATTCCACTCGCTGCACAGCCCCGGGTGTTCGTGATTGACCGCACTGTCGGTAACGTGGTGGTTAATACTGACCTTTCCGGTATCGGATGGAACATGGACCGCTGGTCCAGAAGTGAGGACTAA